Proteins from a genomic interval of Gemmatimonadales bacterium:
- a CDS encoding plastocyanin/azurin family copper-binding protein, whose product MQKISLVAGLAILVAACGGENKAPEQAPAATPAAEAAPAAAPAPTGTTYDVNMEFDGTTYHFVPSTLTIKPGDVVNFHNVSGGPHNVAFWADSIPAGAAAVLGANMPDQMQPLSGTMLVVPDAVYTISFAGAPEGDYKFYCLPHLAMGMKGMITVED is encoded by the coding sequence ATGCAGAAGATCAGCTTGGTTGCAGGTTTGGCCATTTTGGTGGCCGCGTGTGGTGGCGAGAACAAGGCCCCGGAGCAGGCGCCAGCGGCGACCCCGGCGGCCGAAGCGGCGCCCGCGGCGGCTCCCGCCCCGACTGGCACCACCTATGACGTCAACATGGAATTCGATGGCACGACCTATCACTTCGTGCCGAGCACCTTGACCATCAAGCCCGGCGACGTCGTGAACTTCCATAACGTCAGCGGTGGCCCGCACAACGTCGCCTTCTGGGCTGACAGCATCCCGGCCGGCGCGGCGGCGGTGCTCGGCGCGAACATGCCCGACCAGATGCAGCCCCTCTCGGGCACCATGCTTGTCGTGCCGGACGCGGTCTACACGATCTCGTTCGCCGGCGCACCCGAGGGCGACTACAAGTTCTACTGCCTGCCGCACCTCGCGATGGGGATGAAGGGGATGATCACCGTCGAAGACTGA
- a CDS encoding phosphatase PAP2 family protein: MRTLDKVILGYVAIVSALALARAPESPGCWWLLGAHALVVVLILLVTRPGLGPVGRVVREVYPVILLILFYSEIDILNAGGITIHDATVQGWELAIFGEQVSQTLWRDHFPSTIASTILHASYWSYYLLLLLPVAYFALRRDWFSLRRSMYVVILTLLACYLVFLTWPVVGPYYEFPRPDAWFLDNGPARLVYAMLASGSSYGAAFPSSHVAATIAATSGAWRGDRRLGLAMLVPALLLIVSVVYCQMHYGVDALTGIAVGMVAWWAGGKYKE; encoded by the coding sequence ATGCGCACACTGGACAAGGTGATTCTCGGGTACGTCGCGATCGTCTCCGCCCTGGCCCTGGCCCGGGCACCGGAGAGCCCCGGCTGCTGGTGGCTGCTGGGGGCCCACGCCCTGGTCGTGGTGCTGATCCTGCTGGTGACCCGCCCCGGGCTTGGACCGGTGGGCCGGGTGGTCCGGGAGGTCTACCCCGTCATCCTCCTGATTCTCTTCTACAGCGAAATCGACATCCTGAACGCCGGCGGCATCACCATCCACGACGCCACGGTGCAGGGGTGGGAGCTGGCCATCTTCGGCGAGCAGGTGAGCCAGACCCTCTGGCGGGACCACTTTCCGAGCACCATCGCCTCGACCATCCTGCACGCCTCCTATTGGAGCTACTATCTCCTTCTGCTCCTGCCCGTCGCCTATTTCGCGCTGCGACGGGACTGGTTCTCGCTTCGACGCTCGATGTACGTGGTCATCCTGACGCTGCTCGCCTGCTACCTCGTCTTCCTGACCTGGCCGGTGGTCGGTCCGTACTACGAGTTCCCGCGGCCCGACGCCTGGTTCCTGGACAACGGGCCGGCCCGATTGGTGTACGCGATGCTCGCCTCGGGGAGTTCCTACGGCGCGGCGTTCCCGTCGTCACATGTGGCTGCCACCATCGCGGCGACTTCCGGGGCGTGGCGCGGCGACCGGCGGCTCGGCCTCGCCATGCTCGTCCCGGCGCTCCTGCTCATTGTCTCGGTGGTGTATTGCCAGATGCATTACGGCGTTGATGCCCTGACGGGCATCGCGGTGGGCATGGTGGCGTGGTGGGCGGGGGGTAAGTACAAGGAATAG
- a CDS encoding NAD(P)-dependent oxidoreductase, giving the protein MKALVTGGTGFVGSHLIDSLLKRGDEVTALVRTPAKAAGLADRGVRLVRGDLNALDALREAAAGVDVIYHVAGVVAARNDAEFLQANRDGTANLLAAARESGSPRFVLVSSMAAAGPAARGVPLVGGEPPRPVTAYGRSKLAGEAVVRSGPLPWVILRPPMVYGPRDVEVLKLFKMAKWGIAPVFGKGDQELSAIFGPDLAEALIAAGTSANTIGKTYLPCHPEVFTSGAFARQIGTAVGRDVLVLSVPEVIGRGLLAAIGGAAKLTGTASVLSSEKADEFFEAAWTGSPAELMADTGWQPGTDIAKGLAETMAWYRTEKWI; this is encoded by the coding sequence GTGAAGGCGCTCGTCACCGGCGGCACCGGCTTCGTCGGCAGTCATCTCATCGACTCACTCCTGAAACGCGGCGACGAGGTCACCGCGCTGGTCCGCACCCCGGCCAAGGCCGCCGGGCTGGCCGACCGCGGCGTCCGGCTCGTTCGTGGCGACCTCAACGCCCTCGACGCCCTGCGCGAGGCCGCCGCGGGAGTGGATGTCATCTATCACGTGGCGGGGGTCGTGGCGGCACGCAACGACGCCGAGTTCCTTCAAGCCAACCGCGACGGCACCGCCAACCTCCTCGCCGCCGCCCGGGAGTCCGGCTCCCCTCGCTTCGTCCTCGTCTCCAGCATGGCCGCCGCGGGCCCCGCCGCCCGCGGAGTCCCGCTCGTCGGCGGCGAACCGCCCCGGCCGGTCACCGCCTACGGCCGCAGCAAGCTGGCCGGTGAGGCGGTCGTGCGGTCCGGCCCCCTGCCCTGGGTCATCCTCCGGCCACCGATGGTGTATGGGCCGCGCGATGTCGAGGTGCTCAAGCTGTTCAAGATGGCCAAGTGGGGAATCGCGCCGGTGTTCGGGAAGGGCGACCAGGAACTGTCCGCCATTTTCGGCCCCGACCTCGCCGAGGCGCTGATCGCGGCGGGCACCAGCGCCAACACCATTGGCAAGACCTACCTGCCCTGCCATCCCGAGGTATTTACCTCCGGGGCCTTTGCACGACAGATCGGCACGGCCGTGGGTCGGGATGTCCTGGTGCTTTCGGTGCCCGAAGTGATCGGTCGTGGGCTGCTGGCCGCCATCGGCGGCGCCGCCAAGCTGACCGGCACGGCGAGCGTCCTCTCCTCCGAGAAGGCGGATGAGTTCTTCGAGGCGGCATGGACTGGAAGCCCGGCCGAGTTGATGGCCGACACCGGATGGCAGCCCGGCACCGATATCGCCAAGGGGCTCGCGGAGACCATGGCGTGGTATCGCACGGAGAAATGGATCTGA
- a CDS encoding pyridoxal phosphate-dependent aminotransferase family protein yields the protein MATQTLPHVALFDKCRDFTKVDEIKAAGLYPYFKPISESEDTVVVIEGEKRIMLGSNNYLGLTHHPKVLEAASRALHRYGSGCTGSRFLNGTLDLHQQLEAALAEFVGKEDCLVFSTGYNANLGLISALVGKDDVVYLDKLDHASIVDGAKMSYGTTSRFNHGNLAQLDRKMAPDAAAGRGMMIIVDGVYSMEGDIADVAGLSALARKHGAALAIDDAHSLGVLGPNGNGTAAHFGMSDEVDIIAGTFSKSLASIGGFVAAKSNVIEYLRHHCRPLIFTASLPPANTAGVLAALQVMQQEPERREALWANTRRLQDGFRHLGFDIGPTETPIVPVLIGPLDTTFLFWRKLFDAGVFTNPVAPPAVPPAQCRLRTSLMATHTFDQIDFALEAFAKIGRELGVI from the coding sequence GTGGCCACTCAGACCCTTCCGCACGTTGCGCTGTTCGACAAGTGCCGTGATTTCACCAAGGTCGACGAGATCAAGGCGGCCGGGCTCTATCCGTACTTCAAGCCCATTTCGGAGTCGGAAGACACCGTGGTGGTCATCGAAGGCGAAAAGCGGATCATGCTCGGGTCGAACAACTATCTCGGCCTGACGCACCACCCGAAAGTGCTCGAGGCCGCCTCCCGGGCCCTGCACCGCTACGGGTCCGGGTGCACCGGCAGCCGCTTCCTGAACGGCACCCTCGACCTGCATCAGCAACTCGAGGCCGCCCTCGCCGAGTTTGTCGGCAAGGAGGACTGTCTCGTCTTCTCGACCGGCTATAACGCGAACCTCGGCCTGATTTCCGCCCTCGTCGGCAAGGACGACGTCGTCTACCTCGACAAGCTCGACCACGCCTCCATTGTCGACGGCGCCAAGATGTCCTACGGGACCACCAGCCGCTTCAACCACGGCAATCTGGCCCAGCTCGACCGCAAGATGGCCCCCGACGCCGCCGCCGGCCGCGGGATGATGATCATCGTCGACGGCGTCTACTCCATGGAAGGCGATATCGCCGACGTGGCCGGACTGTCCGCGCTGGCGCGGAAGCACGGCGCCGCGCTCGCCATCGACGACGCCCACTCCCTCGGTGTCCTCGGCCCCAACGGCAACGGCACCGCCGCCCACTTCGGCATGTCCGACGAAGTCGACATCATCGCCGGCACCTTCTCCAAGTCGCTGGCCTCCATCGGCGGGTTCGTCGCCGCCAAGAGCAACGTCATCGAGTACCTGCGCCACCACTGCCGGCCGCTCATCTTCACCGCCTCGCTCCCGCCCGCCAACACCGCCGGGGTGCTCGCCGCCCTCCAGGTGATGCAGCAGGAGCCGGAGCGGCGCGAAGCGCTCTGGGCCAACACCCGGCGCCTGCAGGACGGCTTCCGCCACCTCGGCTTCGACATCGGGCCGACGGAGACCCCGATCGTGCCGGTGCTCATCGGCCCGCTCGACACGACGTTTCTCTTCTGGCGGAAGCTCTTCGACGCCGGCGTCTTCACCAATCCGGTGGCCCCGCCGGCCGTTCCGCCGGCCCAGTGCCGGCTACGGACCAGCCTCATGGCCACCCATACCTTTGATCAGATCGACTTCGCGCTCGAGGCCTTCGCGAAGATCGGTCGCGAGCTCGGCGTCATCTGA
- a CDS encoding M6 family metalloprotease domain-containing protein, with the protein MKSFNLAPAMFGALGLLLLAAPPAEAQYPRARPGQFEVRGLDFRAGGAWRKQTASIRAARQQLIAAGNMALLNSAMPGRSATVVTGSFKVPVVPIRFSNTDTTTLFATTEYQDLFFSPAPVGRPYSVKTYYEQLSNGNITMSGRVFPWTRADSSAAYYENNCNGVGVNNPCSDGGVRFGTMLLGALAKVSSGADSLTVWSDYDNDGPDGIPNSGDDDGYVDFVTFLQPEIDGACGTVHIWAHRFVIEGWNGGSPYVTKTPSASGGFIKVSDYTMQSGQGGNGACTPGEIMPIGTVAHETGHAFGLPDLYDTQGGTQGIGEFGLMGSGNYARAYSPSRMEGWSLLELGWVKADTLSTSGTITLDPVATSDTVRILPTQTVGEYFILENRAAVESDSAQMNPAYSRAKSPGLYVWHIDQSRIDAGAFNNTINTGAIQGVALLQADGLNDLLNGVNRGDRGDAYPGSTSKTAIDGTTFPGLRTNAGKVVAGRIDSIRIGGGQAVLFRFRYEKLLQVTKFGTGTGNILSTEPGSLANGVGVAPGTVVTLTAVPTPNHRFVGWTGDTTTTDSVLSVTMDRNWSLKAQFSYTAVFTTEAAANDLLGSPTLSVAQRTLLDQDGNNNGVYDLGDFLHWVTISGQGVSPALLAKLLAAAGPTTAQTPKGVTP; encoded by the coding sequence TTGAAGTCTTTCAACCTGGCCCCGGCAATGTTCGGAGCCCTCGGCCTGTTGCTGCTGGCTGCCCCGCCGGCCGAGGCCCAGTATCCCCGGGCCCGTCCCGGGCAGTTTGAGGTCCGTGGGCTCGATTTCCGCGCCGGCGGCGCCTGGCGCAAGCAGACGGCCAGCATCCGGGCCGCGCGCCAGCAGCTGATCGCCGCTGGGAACATGGCGCTCCTGAACTCCGCGATGCCTGGCCGGTCGGCCACGGTGGTCACCGGCAGCTTCAAGGTTCCGGTGGTCCCGATCCGGTTCTCCAATACCGATACCACCACGCTCTTTGCGACGACGGAGTACCAGGACCTGTTCTTCTCGCCGGCACCGGTCGGCCGTCCCTATAGCGTCAAGACCTACTACGAGCAACTCTCCAACGGCAACATCACGATGTCGGGGCGGGTATTCCCATGGACGCGAGCTGACTCCAGCGCCGCGTACTACGAGAACAACTGCAACGGCGTCGGGGTGAACAATCCCTGTTCCGACGGCGGCGTCCGGTTCGGCACCATGCTGCTTGGCGCGCTTGCCAAGGTGTCCAGCGGCGCCGATTCGCTCACCGTCTGGAGCGACTACGACAACGACGGTCCCGACGGCATCCCCAACTCGGGCGACGACGACGGATACGTGGACTTCGTCACATTCCTGCAGCCGGAAATCGACGGCGCCTGCGGCACGGTACACATCTGGGCGCACCGCTTTGTGATCGAAGGGTGGAACGGCGGGTCGCCCTACGTGACCAAGACGCCCAGCGCGAGCGGCGGTTTCATCAAGGTCTCCGATTACACCATGCAGAGCGGCCAGGGTGGCAACGGCGCCTGCACGCCCGGGGAGATCATGCCGATCGGCACCGTGGCGCACGAGACTGGCCATGCCTTCGGCCTGCCCGACCTCTACGACACGCAGGGCGGCACCCAGGGCATCGGCGAATTCGGCCTGATGGGCTCCGGCAACTATGCCCGTGCCTACAGCCCCTCGCGCATGGAGGGGTGGTCACTGCTTGAGCTCGGCTGGGTCAAGGCGGACACCCTGTCCACCTCCGGCACCATCACCCTGGATCCGGTCGCCACCTCGGACACCGTCCGTATCCTGCCGACCCAGACCGTGGGCGAGTACTTCATCCTGGAAAACCGGGCGGCCGTCGAGAGCGATTCGGCGCAGATGAATCCGGCTTACTCCCGGGCCAAGTCGCCGGGACTCTACGTCTGGCACATCGACCAGAGCCGGATCGACGCCGGCGCGTTTAACAACACGATCAACACCGGAGCCATCCAGGGGGTGGCGCTCCTGCAGGCCGACGGGCTGAACGACCTCCTCAACGGGGTCAACCGCGGCGACCGCGGCGATGCCTACCCCGGATCGACCAGCAAGACCGCCATCGACGGGACGACCTTTCCGGGGCTCCGGACCAACGCCGGCAAGGTGGTGGCGGGGCGGATCGACTCGATCCGCATCGGTGGCGGGCAGGCCGTGCTCTTCCGGTTCCGCTATGAGAAGCTCCTGCAGGTGACCAAGTTCGGCACCGGCACCGGGAACATTCTCTCCACCGAGCCCGGCAGCCTGGCCAACGGAGTGGGCGTCGCCCCGGGCACGGTCGTCACGCTGACCGCCGTTCCCACGCCGAATCACCGGTTCGTGGGCTGGACCGGCGACACGACCACCACCGATTCGGTGCTGAGCGTCACGATGGACCGCAACTGGTCGCTGAAGGCACAGTTCAGCTACACGGCGGTCTTCACGACGGAAGCGGCGGCCAACGACCTCCTTGGTTCCCCGACGCTCTCCGTCGCGCAGCGCACCCTCCTCGACCAGGACGGGAACAACAACGGCGTCTACGACCTCGGCGATTTCCTCCACTGGGTCACCATTTCCGGCCAGGGCGTCTCGCCCGCACTGCTGGCCAAGTTGCTTGCCGCGGCAGGCCCGACCACGGCGCAGACGCCGAAGGGAGTGACCCCATGA
- a CDS encoding (2Fe-2S)-binding protein: MQYTLLINGTSTDVDVDPDTPLLWVLRDHLNLTGTKFGCGVGQCGACTVHLDGEATRSCQWIVRDVGARKITTIEGLSDDGSHPVQVAWMREQVPQCGYCQVGQIMSAAALLTATPHPSDTEIDTAMAGNICRCGTYERIRRAIHRAAGDVA; this comes from the coding sequence GTGCAATACACCCTCCTCATCAACGGCACCTCCACCGACGTGGACGTCGATCCCGACACGCCCCTCCTCTGGGTGTTGCGGGACCATCTCAACCTGACCGGCACGAAGTTCGGGTGCGGGGTGGGGCAGTGCGGCGCCTGCACCGTGCACCTCGACGGCGAGGCCACCCGGTCCTGCCAGTGGATCGTCCGTGACGTCGGCGCGAGGAAAATCACGACCATCGAGGGACTCTCCGACGACGGGAGCCACCCGGTGCAGGTGGCGTGGATGCGGGAGCAGGTCCCGCAGTGCGGCTATTGCCAGGTCGGGCAGATCATGTCTGCCGCGGCGCTCCTGACCGCCACGCCACACCCCTCCGATACCGAGATTGACACCGCGATGGCGGGCAACATCTGTCGCTGCGGCACCTACGAACGGATCCGGCGGGCCATCCACCGGGCCGCGGGAGACGTCGCGTGA
- a CDS encoding xanthine dehydrogenase family protein molybdopterin-binding subunit gives MSARGGVSRRDFVKAAAVAGTGLTLAVYFQGCGNGAPPVPDGVFAPDAFLRLSPDGSVTVVIGRSEMGQGPTTGLAMILAEELDCDWSRVGFVQGPAAKAYYNPALQAQVTGGSTSIRTGWLPMREAGATARAMLVAAAAGRWGVPAASCSTAEGWVRNDVTGEELAYGALVADASALSVPKGVPLKDPMDFRIIGTSRDRLDNAGKVRGVATFGIDVRLPGMAYASVERCPVFGGQVGSVAGEAKALAVPGVVKVVRLEDRVAVVAEHYWQAVKGRRALDITWVEGAGAALSSAGLAEQLQALLASDKAREARKVGDAVGVLAASTPTIEASYDAPYLAHATMEPQNCTAWVHDGAVEVWAPTQFQMGPGFLNHGGARGVAADAAGVSADDVTIHTTFLGGGFGRRLEVDYVTEAVRVAKELDRPVQVIWSREDDTQHDYYRPMTAHALSAVLGEDGMPLAWRQRIACQSIIRHWLPGWMPDFAMSLAGALEHGVDPSAVEGSADLPYAVPNLLVDWRELTVPVPVGFWRSVGHSQNSFVTESFIDELAAAAGQDPVSYRRALLKDEPRMRAVLELAATEAGWGTPVPEGRARGVAIVRSFGSIVAEVAEVSITPAGVIQVHRVTCAVDCGTPVNPGLIKAQMQGGIVFGLTAALHGEITIDKGRVQQNNFYDYEMVRMPAAPVVDVRIVPSTEPPGGVGEPGVPPIAPAVANAVFALTGQRLRRLPLRLRTS, from the coding sequence GTGAGCGCCCGGGGCGGTGTTTCCCGGCGCGACTTCGTGAAGGCGGCCGCGGTCGCCGGGACCGGACTGACCCTCGCCGTGTATTTCCAGGGCTGCGGCAACGGCGCACCTCCGGTACCCGACGGGGTGTTCGCGCCTGACGCCTTTCTCCGCCTCTCCCCCGACGGTTCGGTGACGGTGGTGATCGGCCGCTCGGAAATGGGTCAGGGCCCCACGACCGGGCTGGCGATGATCCTCGCGGAAGAACTCGACTGCGACTGGAGTCGCGTCGGGTTTGTGCAGGGCCCCGCAGCCAAGGCGTACTACAACCCGGCCCTGCAGGCGCAGGTGACCGGTGGAAGCACCAGCATCCGGACGGGATGGCTCCCGATGCGGGAAGCAGGCGCCACGGCGCGCGCGATGCTGGTGGCGGCCGCGGCGGGGCGGTGGGGTGTCCCGGCCGCGTCGTGCAGCACCGCCGAGGGGTGGGTCCGCAACGATGTCACGGGAGAGGAACTGGCATACGGCGCGCTGGTCGCGGACGCGAGCGCGTTGTCGGTGCCGAAAGGCGTGCCGCTCAAGGACCCCATGGACTTCCGGATTATCGGTACCTCGCGGGACCGGCTCGACAATGCCGGCAAGGTGCGCGGGGTGGCGACCTTCGGCATTGACGTACGGCTGCCCGGCATGGCCTACGCGAGCGTCGAGCGGTGTCCGGTCTTTGGCGGTCAGGTGGGGAGCGTGGCAGGGGAGGCGAAGGCATTGGCCGTCCCCGGTGTGGTCAAGGTGGTGCGGCTGGAGGACCGGGTTGCCGTGGTGGCCGAGCACTACTGGCAGGCGGTGAAGGGGCGGCGGGCGCTCGATATCACCTGGGTCGAGGGGGCGGGCGCGGCGCTCTCGTCTGCCGGCCTGGCGGAGCAGCTGCAGGCGCTGCTGGCCTCCGACAAGGCACGCGAGGCCCGCAAGGTGGGTGACGCCGTTGGCGTCCTCGCCGCGAGCACGCCGACGATCGAGGCGTCCTATGACGCGCCCTACCTGGCGCATGCGACAATGGAGCCGCAGAACTGCACCGCGTGGGTGCACGACGGTGCGGTGGAGGTCTGGGCGCCGACCCAGTTCCAGATGGGTCCGGGGTTCCTCAACCACGGCGGCGCACGTGGCGTGGCGGCGGATGCCGCCGGGGTGTCTGCCGACGACGTCACCATCCACACGACCTTTCTTGGCGGCGGATTCGGGCGTCGGCTCGAAGTGGACTATGTGACCGAAGCGGTGCGGGTCGCGAAGGAGCTCGACCGGCCGGTCCAGGTCATCTGGAGTCGGGAGGACGACACCCAGCACGACTACTACCGCCCGATGACCGCGCACGCCCTCTCGGCGGTGCTCGGGGAAGACGGGATGCCGCTGGCCTGGCGTCAGCGGATCGCCTGCCAGTCGATCATCCGACACTGGCTGCCGGGGTGGATGCCGGACTTTGCCATGAGCCTCGCCGGGGCCCTCGAGCACGGCGTCGATCCGTCGGCGGTCGAAGGGTCGGCCGACCTCCCCTATGCGGTGCCGAACCTGCTGGTGGACTGGCGGGAATTGACGGTCCCGGTGCCGGTCGGCTTCTGGCGCTCGGTGGGGCACTCGCAGAACTCGTTCGTGACCGAGAGCTTCATCGACGAACTCGCGGCGGCGGCGGGGCAGGACCCGGTCTCCTACCGGCGGGCGCTGCTGAAGGACGAGCCGCGGATGCGGGCGGTGCTCGAGCTGGCGGCCACGGAGGCGGGGTGGGGGACCCCCGTGCCCGAGGGGCGCGCGCGCGGCGTGGCCATCGTCCGTTCGTTCGGGAGCATCGTGGCGGAGGTGGCGGAAGTGTCTATCACGCCCGCCGGGGTCATTCAGGTGCATCGGGTGACCTGCGCGGTGGATTGTGGCACGCCGGTCAATCCCGGGTTGATCAAGGCCCAGATGCAGGGTGGAATCGTGTTCGGTCTGACCGCGGCGCTGCACGGCGAGATCACCATCGACAAGGGGCGGGTGCAGCAGAACAATTTCTACGACTACGAGATGGTGCGGATGCCGGCGGCACCGGTGGTGGACGTGCGCATCGTGCCGAGTACGGAGCCGCCGGGCGGTGTCGGGGAGCCAGGCGTGCCGCCGATCGCGCCGGCGGTGGCCAATGCGGTGTTCGCACTCACGGGGCAGCGGTTGCGGCGGCTGCCGCTGAGACTCCGCACCTCCTGA
- a CDS encoding dodecin family protein — MSDIVKVIEVIAQSDKSFDDAAKTAVREAAKTVTGLKSIWIDNFSAEIEGDKITHYRVNAKISFVLKSAGK; from the coding sequence ATGAGCGACATCGTAAAGGTGATTGAAGTGATTGCCCAGTCCGACAAGTCCTTTGACGATGCGGCCAAGACCGCGGTGCGCGAAGCGGCCAAGACCGTCACCGGGCTGAAGTCGATCTGGATCGACAATTTCAGCGCCGAAATTGAGGGCGACAAGATCACCCACTATCGGGTGAACGCGAAGATTTCATTCGTCCTGAAGTCGGCGGGCAAGTAG
- a CDS encoding NADPH-dependent FMN reductase yields the protein MGYIIGSLAGKSINRVLARALVRLAPPALEMFEIPIRDLPLYSYDYDADYPPAGTALKASIDRADAVLLVTPEYNRSVPGCLKNAIDWASRPRGKNSFARKPSATIGASSGAIGTAIAQQHLRGVLAHLNSPQMNSPEAYIQMTPGLITEDGQVTRESTEQFLAKFMSEFHQFIARETFVMQNE from the coding sequence GTGGGATACATCATCGGCAGCCTGGCGGGCAAGTCGATCAACCGCGTGCTCGCCAGGGCGCTGGTACGCCTCGCTCCACCGGCGCTCGAGATGTTTGAGATCCCCATTCGGGACCTGCCGCTCTACAGCTACGACTACGACGCGGACTATCCCCCGGCGGGCACCGCCCTGAAGGCATCCATCGACAGGGCGGACGCCGTCCTGCTGGTGACCCCGGAATACAACCGGTCGGTCCCCGGCTGCCTGAAGAATGCCATCGACTGGGCGAGCCGGCCGAGGGGCAAGAACTCCTTTGCACGCAAACCTTCGGCGACCATCGGCGCGTCGTCGGGGGCCATCGGCACCGCCATTGCGCAGCAGCACCTGCGCGGAGTGCTCGCGCACCTCAACTCACCGCAGATGAACTCTCCCGAGGCGTACATCCAGATGACCCCGGGCCTCATCACGGAGGACGGTCAGGTCACACGGGAGTCGACGGAACAATTCCTCGCGAAGTTCATGTCTGAATTCCACCAGTTCATCGCGCGGGAGACGTTCGTGATGCAGAACGAGTAG
- a CDS encoding NAD(P)H-dependent oxidoreductase, with protein sequence MSTLLQIIATPHQNGNSQTRHLADAFLQGWETVNPTGVVETIDLTQIELPPLDAPMISVLFDRPSSFSGELLAQRRRALDRLVTQFIAADAYLFVTPMWNFGLPYQLKHYFDLIIRPGWTFSLGESGATGLLGGRPAYAVITRGFDYSPESGKAQYNHLEPHLRTLLGFMGIEDLSVVAAEGMMLPGADTRMEASTKAATAMGLGLVTA encoded by the coding sequence GTGTCCACGCTGCTCCAGATCATTGCCACCCCCCATCAGAACGGAAATTCACAGACCCGGCACCTCGCGGACGCGTTTCTCCAGGGCTGGGAAACCGTGAACCCGACGGGCGTGGTCGAAACCATCGACCTCACCCAGATCGAACTCCCGCCCCTCGACGCACCGATGATATCGGTCCTCTTTGACCGTCCCTCATCGTTCTCAGGAGAACTCCTGGCCCAGCGCCGCCGCGCCCTTGACCGCCTGGTGACCCAGTTCATCGCGGCCGACGCGTACCTCTTCGTCACCCCGATGTGGAACTTTGGCCTCCCCTACCAGCTCAAGCACTACTTCGACCTCATCATCCGGCCCGGCTGGACGTTCTCCCTCGGCGAATCAGGTGCCACGGGCCTCCTCGGCGGGCGGCCGGCATATGCCGTCATTACCCGAGGGTTCGACTACAGCCCTGAGTCGGGGAAGGCGCAGTACAACCATCTCGAGCCCCACCTCCGCACCCTGCTCGGATTCATGGGGATCGAGGATCTATCGGTGGTAGCGGCGGAAGGGATGATGCTGCCGGGCGCAGACACCCGGATGGAAGCGAGCACGAAGGCCGCGACCGCGATGGGCTTGGGGCTGGTGACCGCCTGA